One window of Deltaproteobacteria bacterium genomic DNA carries:
- a CDS encoding dihydroorotate dehydrogenase produces the protein MRAASAVDLEVTIGAVRLPNPVIAAAGTFGYGTEFAGLVDLASIGAIGVKGLSLAPALGKPPPRLVETPGGMLNAIGLQNIGVEAFLRDRLPALHAAGARVIANFWGDSAEEFAACAARLDGAPGIVALELNASSPNRPEWGGILATDPGELAAIVRAVRPGVRLPLWVKLSPNVGDVAAVGRAAEAAGADALSAINTLRGLAIDLEGRRPRLASGSGGLSGPAIKPVALYMVRTLAEAVRIPVVGIGGIRSGEDALEFLCAGARAVQVGTATFYDPRAPVRIVGEIAAWCRTHGVRAVSDVIGSLRGAGRV, from the coding sequence GTGAGGGCGGCGTCCGCCGTCGACCTCGAGGTGACGATTGGCGCCGTGCGGCTGCCGAACCCGGTGATCGCGGCAGCCGGCACCTTCGGCTACGGGACGGAGTTCGCGGGTCTCGTCGATCTCGCGTCGATCGGCGCGATCGGGGTGAAGGGGCTCTCCCTCGCCCCCGCGCTGGGCAAGCCGCCGCCCCGGTTGGTCGAGACCCCCGGCGGCATGCTGAACGCCATCGGCCTCCAGAACATCGGCGTGGAGGCCTTCCTGCGCGACCGTCTGCCCGCGCTCCACGCCGCCGGCGCCCGCGTCATCGCCAACTTCTGGGGCGACAGTGCGGAGGAGTTCGCGGCCTGCGCCGCCCGCCTCGACGGCGCGCCGGGCATCGTGGCGCTCGAGCTGAACGCGTCGAGCCCGAACCGCCCCGAGTGGGGCGGCATCCTGGCCACCGATCCGGGCGAGCTGGCGGCCATCGTGCGCGCCGTGCGGCCGGGGGTTCGCCTCCCGCTCTGGGTGAAGCTCTCGCCCAACGTCGGCGACGTCGCCGCCGTCGGGCGGGCGGCGGAGGCGGCGGGGGCCGACGCGCTCTCCGCGATCAACACGTTGCGCGGTCTCGCGATCGACCTGGAGGGGCGGCGGCCACGCCTCGCCAGCGGCTCGGGCGGGCTCTCCGGGCCGGCCATCAAGCCGGTCGCCCTCTACATGGTCCGCACGCTCGCCGAGGCGGTGCGCATCCCGGTTGTCGGCATCGGGGGCATCCGGAGCGGCGAGGACGCGCTCGAGTTCCTCTGCGCGGGCGCGCGGGCGGTCCAGGTGGGGACCGCGACCTTCTACGACCCGCGCGCGCCGGTCCGGATCGTCGGCGAGATCGCTGCCTGGTGCCGCACCCACGGCGTGCGCGCGGTCAGCGACGTGATCGGGTCGCTGCGCGGGGCGGGACGGGTCTGA
- a CDS encoding M6 family metalloprotease domain-containing protein, which produces MKLPPGPKFVRRRILTDGLQAVKLWPLATLLPLALGAGASWAVPTRGDLRLLAVLAAFPDRPLDHDRQSFMVLMDRFVAYYREVSAGRLSIHPTIGSPAVTLPAARATYVQRPDALARDAVAAFGAAAASDPAEAEALRSADALVVFFAGPGRESHVEGGDPDDPWSNYTVISPPPGAARLGEACVIAEEEVPPFGNFGVLCHEFGHLLGLPELYAPGGLPHEGIGVWGLMGQGTWLRLGERPPHPCAWSKLRLGWVDVETIERATRGVRLPAIEEVPRVVKIPASRGRPEEYYLVENRERIGADSGLPGEGLLVWHVDETVTGFRTSQSVAAHKLLHLVEADGRNDLDRGHGAGGNRGDRTDPFQGPPPWRRRASAPVVLLGALLAAGAVLRGVRARAFPAVLGPLGAAALALAGAAWLRRGPSCGPGMPGMAPYDGSPVRAAIRNISPPGRVMSFDVWIAPSDEH; this is translated from the coding sequence ATGAAGCTCCCTCCAGGACCGAAGTTTGTGCGGCGGCGGATTCTCACAGACGGCCTGCAAGCTGTCAAACTGTGGCCCCTAGCGACCCTGCTCCCGCTGGCCCTGGGCGCCGGCGCCAGCTGGGCCGTCCCGACACGCGGGGATCTTCGCCTCCTGGCGGTCCTCGCCGCCTTCCCCGACCGCCCGCTGGACCACGATCGCCAGAGCTTCATGGTCCTGATGGACCGCTTCGTCGCCTACTACCGCGAGGTCTCCGCCGGGCGGCTCAGCATCCATCCGACGATCGGCTCGCCCGCCGTGACCCTGCCGGCGGCACGCGCCACCTACGTGCAGCGACCCGACGCACTCGCCCGCGACGCGGTGGCCGCCTTTGGCGCCGCGGCGGCGAGCGATCCGGCCGAGGCGGAGGCGCTCCGGAGCGCCGACGCGCTCGTCGTCTTCTTCGCCGGGCCGGGCCGCGAGTCGCACGTCGAGGGCGGCGATCCGGATGACCCCTGGTCCAACTACACCGTCATCTCGCCCCCGCCTGGCGCCGCGCGGCTCGGCGAGGCGTGCGTCATCGCGGAGGAGGAGGTGCCGCCGTTCGGCAACTTCGGCGTTCTCTGTCACGAGTTCGGCCATCTCCTCGGCCTCCCCGAGCTGTACGCCCCGGGCGGCCTGCCGCACGAAGGGATCGGTGTCTGGGGGCTCATGGGGCAGGGGACATGGCTTCGCCTCGGCGAGCGCCCGCCCCACCCGTGCGCATGGTCGAAGCTCCGGCTCGGCTGGGTCGACGTCGAGACGATCGAGCGCGCGACCCGCGGTGTCCGCCTGCCGGCCATCGAGGAGGTCCCACGTGTCGTCAAGATCCCGGCGTCGCGCGGGCGGCCCGAGGAATATTACCTCGTCGAGAACCGGGAGCGGATCGGCGCCGACTCGGGCCTGCCCGGCGAGGGCCTGCTCGTCTGGCACGTCGACGAGACGGTCACGGGATTCCGGACGTCGCAGAGCGTGGCCGCGCACAAGCTCCTCCACCTCGTCGAAGCCGACGGGCGGAATGACCTGGACCGCGGCCACGGGGCGGGCGGCAACCGTGGAGACCGGACCGACCCCTTTCAGGGACCACCGCCATGGCGCCGCCGGGCGAGCGCGCCGGTTGTGCTCCTCGGGGCCCTGCTCGCCGCGGGCGCGGTCCTGCGCGGCGTGCGGGCGCGAGCGTTCCCGGCGGTGCTCGGCCCGCTCGGAGCCGCCGCGCTCGCGCTCGCAGGGGCCGCCTGGCTCCGGCGGGGGCCCTCCTGCGGACCGGGGATGCCCGGGATGGCGCCCTACGACGGCAGCCCCGTGCGCGCCGCCATCCGCAACATCTCTCCGCCGGGGCGCGTCATGTCGTTCGACGTCTGGATCGCGCCTTCCGACGAACATTGA
- a CDS encoding glycosyltransferase family 2 protein, which produces MAKLIIQIPCYNEEGNLAETLAALPRSVPGFDSVETLVIDDGSEDGTSEVAKRAGATYLLRFPVHLGLARAFEAGLDAALKLGADVIVNTDGDNQYRGEDVAVLVQPILSGQAEMVVGDRAPHRLPHFGVTKRLLQAAGSWVVRQLSGTTTPDATSGFRAFSRRAALRLNVFTKFTYTLETVIQAGKKHIPIAHVPITPNPDRRPSRLFTSLYVYVKHSLATLIRIYALYEPLKVFLSLGGLLVACGAAIGIRFLVFYLLGNGAGHVQSLILGAVLLIVGFQTISIGLVADLIGNNRSLLEDTLFRVRELELRLGDGPDVVRLAGEPPQRLEVRRSQR; this is translated from the coding sequence GTGGCGAAGCTGATCATCCAGATCCCCTGCTACAACGAGGAGGGGAATCTCGCCGAGACGCTCGCCGCGCTGCCTCGCTCGGTCCCCGGCTTCGACTCGGTCGAGACGCTCGTCATCGACGACGGGTCGGAGGACGGGACCTCCGAGGTCGCGAAGCGGGCGGGCGCGACCTACCTGCTACGCTTCCCGGTCCACCTCGGGCTCGCACGCGCCTTCGAGGCCGGCCTCGACGCGGCGCTCAAGCTCGGCGCCGACGTGATCGTCAACACCGACGGCGACAACCAGTACCGCGGGGAAGATGTCGCCGTCCTCGTGCAGCCGATCCTCAGCGGCCAGGCCGAGATGGTGGTCGGCGACCGTGCGCCACATCGCCTGCCGCACTTCGGGGTGACCAAGCGCCTCCTCCAGGCCGCGGGCAGCTGGGTGGTGCGCCAGCTCTCGGGCACGACGACCCCCGATGCGACGAGCGGGTTCCGCGCCTTCTCGCGCCGGGCCGCGCTCCGCCTGAACGTCTTCACCAAGTTCACCTACACGCTCGAGACCGTGATCCAGGCGGGCAAGAAGCACATCCCCATCGCTCACGTGCCCATCACCCCCAATCCCGACCGGCGCCCGTCGCGGCTCTTCACCAGCCTCTACGTGTACGTGAAGCACTCGCTCGCCACGCTGATCCGCATCTATGCGCTCTACGAGCCCCTCAAGGTCTTCCTCAGCCTCGGCGGGCTGCTCGTGGCATGCGGCGCCGCGATCGGCATCCGCTTCCTCGTCTTCTATCTCCTCGGCAACGGCGCCGGTCATGTGCAGAGCCTCATCCTCGGCGCGGTGCTCCTCATCGTCGGGTTCCAGACCATCTCGATCGGGTTGGTGGCCGACCTGATCGGCAACAACCGCTCGCTGCTCGAGGACACGCTCTTCCGGGTCCGCGAGCTCGAGCTGCGCCTGGGCGACGGCCCCGACGTCGTGCGGCTCGCCGGCGAGCCGCCCCAGCGGCTCGAGGTGCGCCGAAGCCAGCGATGA
- a CDS encoding glycosyltransferase family 4 protein, whose translation MTACLFGTYVRTHSANRLLRDALTGAGFALVECHEPVWEEEGNKPRRYFEPLSLARLAARYTAAARRLARRWRALSGPPPLVVVGFGGQLDALVARRLCRPRAALVFAPLVTLSETLVEDRQVFPAAGLRARALAVLDRAALGAADLVLVDTAAHAAYLARLGVGPERTAIWHLGAEPEFFQPRAATATERRVLFYGRYLPLHGVETIVAAAARLGSRAEFVLLGAGPERRRAETLAAGARAPITWRDPVPLAALPDELAAAAVVLGVFGAGEKAAMVVPNKVYQAAAAGRPLVTRDGPALREVLAPGEHCLVCPPGDPEALAATVVRLLDEPLLAQSLGRAARAHMMQRFGGARQAAALRALLADRLGVVPAARPVRRAADA comes from the coding sequence ATGACCGCGTGCCTGTTCGGCACGTACGTCCGCACGCACAGCGCCAACCGCCTGCTGCGGGACGCCCTCACCGGAGCGGGCTTCGCGCTCGTCGAATGTCACGAGCCGGTGTGGGAGGAGGAGGGCAACAAGCCCCGGCGCTACTTCGAGCCGCTGTCGCTCGCACGCCTCGCCGCCCGCTACACCGCCGCGGCGCGCCGGCTCGCCCGGCGCTGGCGCGCGCTCTCGGGTCCGCCGCCGCTGGTCGTGGTCGGCTTCGGCGGGCAGCTTGACGCGCTGGTCGCGCGCCGCCTGTGCCGGCCACGGGCCGCGCTCGTCTTCGCGCCGCTCGTGACGCTCAGCGAGACGCTGGTCGAGGACCGGCAGGTGTTCCCCGCCGCCGGGCTCCGGGCGCGGGCGCTCGCCGTGCTCGACCGCGCGGCCCTCGGGGCGGCCGACCTCGTCCTCGTCGACACCGCGGCTCATGCGGCGTACCTGGCTCGGCTCGGCGTTGGCCCCGAGCGCACGGCAATCTGGCACCTCGGGGCGGAGCCGGAGTTCTTCCAGCCGCGCGCCGCCACCGCCACCGAGCGGCGCGTGCTGTTCTACGGGCGCTACCTGCCGCTGCACGGGGTCGAAACGATTGTCGCGGCCGCCGCTCGGCTCGGTTCACGGGCCGAGTTCGTGCTGCTCGGCGCCGGTCCCGAGCGACGCCGCGCCGAGACGCTCGCCGCCGGGGCCCGCGCGCCGATCACGTGGCGCGATCCGGTGCCGCTCGCCGCGCTTCCCGACGAGCTCGCCGCCGCGGCGGTGGTGCTCGGCGTCTTCGGCGCCGGCGAGAAGGCGGCGATGGTGGTGCCGAACAAGGTCTACCAGGCCGCCGCGGCCGGGCGCCCGCTCGTCACGCGCGACGGGCCCGCGCTCCGCGAAGTGCTCGCGCCGGGCGAGCACTGCCTCGTCTGCCCGCCCGGCGATCCCGAGGCGCTGGCCGCAACGGTCGTTCGCCTGCTCGACGAGCCGCTCCTCGCGCAGAGCCTCGGCCGCGCGGCTCGGGCGCACATGATGCAGCGCTTCGGAGGCGCGCGGCAGGCGGCTGCCCTGCGGGCCCTGCTGGCCGATCGGCTCGGCGTCGTGCCGGCGGCGCGGCCCGTCCGGCGCGCCGCGGACGCCTGA
- a CDS encoding beta-ketoacyl-ACP synthase 3 yields the protein MAVSAVLGCGRSLPPRVVTSEELGSELRLGGKVVAERSGVVRRNYAGPGIGPSDLGREAALAALADAGLGPGDLDLIIFATMTPDMAFPGSACFLQDKLGCDTIGALDVRAQCAGFLFALAAADRFVRAGRATCVLVVGAEIHSAALDQSPRGAAATPYFGDGGGAVILGAAAEPGVLATVLHGDPSGLERFWCEFPASRHYPARMELAQFEAGAHFYVLDAEAVHPQAERALAEVTREALGRAGVAAESVALFVAHYFDHRVARRALEKLGIRGDRIVATAEAAGHVAAAGIPIALADAVAAGRVRRGDLVCCAAFGAGFSWAGAVIRL from the coding sequence GTGGCGGTGAGTGCCGTCCTCGGCTGCGGGCGCTCCCTGCCGCCGCGGGTCGTGACCAGCGAGGAGCTGGGAAGCGAGCTCCGTCTCGGCGGGAAGGTGGTCGCCGAGCGGTCGGGGGTGGTGCGCCGCAACTACGCCGGGCCCGGGATCGGCCCGTCGGACCTGGGGCGTGAGGCGGCGCTGGCCGCGCTCGCAGACGCGGGGCTCGGCCCCGGGGACCTGGACCTCATCATCTTCGCGACCATGACCCCGGACATGGCCTTCCCGGGCTCGGCGTGCTTCCTGCAGGACAAGCTCGGCTGCGACACCATCGGGGCGCTCGATGTCCGGGCGCAGTGCGCCGGCTTCCTCTTCGCGCTGGCGGCGGCGGACCGCTTCGTGCGCGCCGGCCGTGCCACGTGCGTCCTCGTCGTCGGTGCGGAGATCCACTCGGCGGCGCTCGACCAGTCGCCGCGCGGCGCCGCGGCGACCCCCTACTTCGGCGACGGGGGCGGAGCCGTCATCCTCGGGGCCGCGGCCGAGCCCGGCGTGCTCGCGACGGTGCTGCACGGCGACCCGTCGGGCCTCGAGCGCTTCTGGTGCGAGTTCCCGGCGAGCCGTCACTACCCGGCGCGCATGGAGCTCGCGCAGTTCGAGGCGGGCGCGCACTTCTACGTCCTCGACGCCGAGGCCGTGCACCCCCAGGCCGAGCGTGCGCTCGCGGAGGTGACGCGCGAGGCGCTCGGCCGAGCCGGCGTCGCGGCCGAGTCGGTGGCGCTCTTCGTTGCCCACTACTTCGATCACCGCGTGGCGCGCCGGGCGCTCGAGAAACTCGGCATCCGTGGGGACCGGATCGTCGCCACGGCCGAGGCGGCCGGGCACGTCGCCGCGGCCGGCATCCCGATCGCGCTCGCCGACGCCGTGGCGGCGGGCCGGGTCCGGCGAGGCGATCTCGTGTGCTGTGCGGCCTTCGGGGCCGGCTTCTCGTGGGCCGGTGCCGTAATCCGGCTCTGA
- a CDS encoding glycosyltransferase family 4 protein: MRIGIGAVAGILGGPATYARQLVRALALAGGHEYVVFTDRPEAFDGLDVEVVHVPLRTAYHQFGWDHVRLPRLLAERRVDLYHGTKNVLPWRLPAAAVVTVHDLAVYACPETFAWPQRIHLRLSVPPSVARAARVIADSQHARGDLIARFALAPERVVAIPLGVAPTSAPAAAVEALRRTYRLGSHLVACVGTVQPRKHVERVIEAFVTAGAAARGWELVIAGRLRPGYVPPWLRALPPAVRWLGPLPDDALAALYAAAEVAMSASEYEGFGLTVAEAMASGCAVVAVDTSSIPEVVGDAGLLVPSSDASLLAAALSRLIAEPETRAALAVRGRERTARFTWEATARRTRQVYEEAVARG, translated from the coding sequence GTGCGCATCGGGATCGGCGCCGTGGCGGGCATCCTGGGTGGGCCCGCGACCTACGCACGCCAGCTCGTGCGGGCGCTGGCGCTCGCCGGCGGGCACGAGTACGTCGTGTTCACCGACCGTCCGGAGGCGTTCGACGGGCTCGACGTGGAGGTGGTGCACGTGCCGCTCCGGACGGCGTACCACCAGTTCGGCTGGGACCACGTCCGGCTCCCGCGGCTCCTCGCGGAACGCCGGGTGGATCTCTATCACGGGACCAAGAACGTGCTCCCCTGGCGGCTGCCGGCCGCCGCCGTCGTCACCGTGCACGACCTGGCGGTTTACGCCTGCCCCGAGACCTTCGCCTGGCCGCAGCGCATTCATCTGCGGCTCAGCGTGCCGCCCAGCGTGGCGCGAGCCGCGCGCGTGATCGCCGACTCGCAGCATGCCCGCGGCGACCTGATCGCCCGCTTCGCGCTCGCTCCCGAGCGCGTGGTTGCGATCCCGCTCGGGGTGGCGCCGACATCGGCGCCGGCGGCAGCCGTCGAGGCGCTGCGGCGGACGTACCGCCTCGGCTCGCACCTGGTCGCGTGCGTCGGCACGGTGCAGCCGCGCAAGCACGTCGAGCGCGTGATCGAGGCGTTCGTCACGGCCGGAGCGGCGGCGCGTGGCTGGGAGCTGGTGATCGCCGGCCGTCTGCGACCCGGGTATGTCCCACCCTGGCTCCGCGCGCTGCCGCCGGCCGTACGCTGGCTCGGCCCCCTTCCCGACGACGCGCTCGCTGCGCTCTACGCCGCGGCCGAGGTCGCGATGAGCGCGTCCGAGTACGAGGGCTTCGGGCTCACCGTCGCCGAGGCGATGGCGAGCGGCTGCGCGGTGGTGGCGGTGGACACGAGCTCCATTCCCGAGGTCGTGGGTGACGCGGGCCTGCTCGTGCCGAGCTCGGACGCATCCCTCCTCGCCGCCGCGCTCTCCCGCCTCATCGCCGAGCCGGAGACCCGGGCCGCCCTCGCCGTGCGCGGCCGGGAGCGGACCGCCCGCTTCACGTGGGAAGCGACCGCCCGGCGGACGCGTCAGGTGTACGAGGAGGCGGTGGCGCGAGG
- a CDS encoding ketoacyl-ACP synthase III has protein sequence MMSETINSRILGLGHFVPDHVVTNQDLTRLMDTSDEWIRQRTGIEERHFITHDTGPSDLALPAAEEALRAAGVKAAELDLILLATLSPDIDFPASATLLQRRLGVSGMPAMDVRNQCSGFLYMLATADAFIRSGGARYVLAVGAEVHSTGIDLTTHGREVAVIFGDGAGAAVLGPEPDPRRGILSTHLHSEGKYAEKLMVEVPNSRSRPRVTAEMLSGPGSRLWPRMEGRYVFKHAVTRFPEVIQEALASNGYTVADLDLLIPHQANLRISQLVAMGLELPEEKVFNNIQRYGNTTAASIPIALHEAQVAGRVRPGSLVCLAAFGAGFTWASALIRW, from the coding sequence ATGATGAGCGAAACGATCAACTCGCGCATCCTCGGCCTGGGCCACTTCGTGCCCGATCACGTCGTCACCAACCAGGACCTGACGCGCCTCATGGACACGAGCGACGAGTGGATTCGCCAGCGGACGGGGATCGAGGAGCGGCACTTCATCACCCACGACACCGGGCCATCGGACCTGGCGCTGCCGGCGGCGGAGGAGGCGCTCCGCGCGGCGGGCGTGAAGGCCGCCGAGCTCGACCTCATCCTGCTGGCCACGCTCTCGCCCGACATCGACTTTCCCGCCAGCGCCACGCTGCTCCAGCGCCGGCTCGGCGTGTCGGGCATGCCGGCCATGGACGTGCGCAACCAGTGCTCGGGATTCCTCTACATGCTCGCCACGGCCGACGCCTTCATCCGCTCCGGGGGCGCGCGATACGTGCTCGCCGTCGGTGCCGAGGTCCACTCGACGGGGATCGATCTGACGACGCACGGGCGCGAGGTGGCGGTCATCTTCGGCGACGGTGCCGGTGCCGCGGTGCTCGGGCCGGAGCCCGATCCACGCCGGGGCATCCTCTCGACCCACCTGCACAGCGAGGGCAAGTATGCCGAGAAGCTGATGGTGGAGGTCCCGAACAGCCGCTCGCGGCCGCGCGTCACGGCCGAGATGCTGAGCGGACCCGGGAGCCGCCTGTGGCCCCGCATGGAGGGGCGGTACGTGTTCAAGCACGCCGTGACGCGCTTTCCGGAGGTGATCCAGGAGGCGCTCGCGAGCAACGGGTACACGGTGGCGGATCTCGACCTCCTCATCCCGCACCAGGCGAACCTGCGCATCAGCCAGCTCGTGGCGATGGGGCTCGAGCTGCCGGAGGAGAAGGTCTTCAACAACATCCAGCGCTACGGCAACACCACCGCCGCCTCCATCCCGATCGCGCTCCACGAGGCTCAGGTGGCCGGGCGGGTGCGCCCGGGATCGCTCGTATGCCTCGCGGCCTTCGGCGCCGGCTTCACGTGGGCGTCGGCGCTCATCCGCTGGTGA
- a CDS encoding PKD domain-containing protein — protein MKLWRSWSSGRSGKAARTARRRRSPRVGTAQLAPAPRASGSRVARGHSLTACRPSVRIRRRTNFGPGGSFMKGRLACSALLVALVALGAPGCGGGPSETPKAPTASTAPAAPPAAAGGPTTTAAGQAEEAAPLLAWADAEPEDGKAPLEVQFKADTEGGKPPLKYKWTFGDGTPDSEEANPKHTFEKAGKYRADLTVNDAAGDSDTDYVEIEVE, from the coding sequence ATGAAGCTCTGGCGATCGTGGTCCAGCGGGCGGTCGGGGAAGGCGGCGAGGACCGCCAGGAGGCGAAGATCCCCGCGTGTCGGGACGGCCCAGCTGGCGCCGGCGCCCAGGGCCAGCGGGAGCAGGGTCGCTAGGGGCCACAGTTTGACAGCTTGCAGGCCGTCTGTGAGAATCCGCCGCCGCACAAACTTCGGTCCTGGAGGGAGCTTCATGAAGGGAAGACTCGCCTGCTCAGCCCTGCTCGTAGCCCTCGTGGCGCTCGGCGCCCCGGGGTGCGGCGGTGGCCCGAGCGAGACGCCGAAGGCTCCCACGGCGTCCACCGCGCCGGCAGCGCCTCCGGCGGCGGCCGGTGGACCGACCACCACCGCTGCGGGGCAGGCCGAGGAGGCCGCGCCGCTCCTGGCCTGGGCGGACGCCGAGCCAGAGGACGGCAAGGCCCCCCTCGAGGTGCAGTTCAAGGCCGACACCGAGGGCGGCAAGCCGCCCCTCAAGTACAAGTGGACGTTCGGCGACGGCACGCCCGACTCCGAGGAGGCGAACCCCAAGCACACCTTCGAGAAGGCGGGGAAGTATCGCGCCGACTTGACGGTGAACGACGCGGCGGGCGACTCGGACACGGACTACGTCGAGATCGAGGTCGAGTAG
- the rimI gene encoding ribosomal-protein-alanine N-acetyltransferase translates to MRREDLLGVLDIERRSFAQPWSRAFFEKELATPFARLVVAVEEGRSGPAVVGYTCRWRVTDEVHVLNVAVHPERRGRGFGRLLLEGIVGEARSSRARVVYLEVRAGNVVARRLYRSLGFRELGVRRGYYGPGQDAIVMELRLGYW, encoded by the coding sequence ATGCGTCGCGAGGACCTGCTGGGCGTGCTCGACATCGAGCGCCGCTCGTTCGCCCAGCCGTGGTCCCGGGCGTTCTTCGAGAAGGAGCTCGCCACGCCGTTCGCGCGGCTCGTCGTCGCCGTGGAAGAGGGGCGGTCGGGCCCGGCCGTGGTCGGCTACACCTGCCGCTGGCGCGTCACCGACGAGGTGCACGTGCTGAACGTCGCGGTGCATCCCGAGCGGCGCGGGCGGGGCTTCGGGCGCCTGCTGCTCGAAGGGATCGTCGGCGAGGCGCGGAGCTCCCGGGCGCGGGTCGTCTACCTCGAGGTGCGCGCCGGCAACGTCGTCGCCCGTCGCCTCTACCGCAGCCTCGGGTTCCGCGAGCTCGGCGTCCGCCGCGGCTACTACGGCCCCGGCCAGGACGCCATCGTGATGGAGCTCCGTCTGGGCTACTGGTGA